From the Triticum urartu cultivar G1812 chromosome 4, Tu2.1, whole genome shotgun sequence genome, the window CTACCAACATGTTCAATTTGTTTCGAGAAAACGCAAAAGAATTTGTGTTTCATTATATTGAACCGGAAGATATCGGGGGTACAACCTCCAGAAAGGAGGGACACGCGCGCACTCACACACCGGACCGTCCTCGCCAAGCGACTACAACTAGGTAAGGAGGTGCCCTCAACTACAGACACGCAGCAACATTAGGCCTCGCCCAGCCTTGCCTCCAGCCAAAAATGGTGAGGCGCCGAGACTCGGAGCAACGGGGCAGCATCACCGCTCCAGGGATGATTGCAGCTCCAGGACTGCCTAGCAAGGTTTTTGAGTCGCCGACTAATCGCAGACTAATCGCCGACTAATCGCCAAGTCGTTGGAGCGAGGTTGGCTTGCGCAGGCGACTTGGCTTGAGGAGCGAGTCGCGCGACTGGTAGGCTAGTCGACGATTAGTCGACGACTAGTCGGGCGACTAGGACCTCAGAGCAGGGCGGCTTGCTTCAGCAAGGCCAAGGGAGGGAAGACTGGGAAGGTGAGGAGGCCAGAGTTCgagggaggggaggaggagacgaAGCTGGAGAGTGCGCCGCATGTACGAGGAGAAGCACGGAAGAGACGAAGGAGAAAGGCACATGGGAGCAGATGCACGGTTCAGATTAGAGCATATGGACGGTTGGGATTTTTATCTGGAAGCTAGGGTTGTTAGAGTTATAATATAAGTCATGTACTCCTTTGTATTTATCCCGTTGTAtaaggggtttcctgcatatgttccacactgtacatgtatatatatatcggcctatggcctcatgggaatacaagttgcatattcctaacatggtattagagctAGGTCAATTTTTTTGCACGCTGCAACTCGTGCGTTTGATCCGTCTATTCGATCGAAGCAATCGATCTCTACCCTCGCTCGATCTCCTCTCCGTCTGCTCGATCGAAGCAGGGGGCTCGTCCCGCAGGCGCCTCCGATCTCCTCTCCAGCTGGCCGCTCGCAGGGCTCCCGCTGCCGGCCCGTCTTGCTCAGAGTCGCCCAGCCACCCGTCAGATCGTCCCAGGGGGCTCGTCCAGTAGGTGCCCCCGATCTCCAGCCGGCTTCCGCTGCTACAGGCCCGTCCCGATCCGATCCCGATCGCCAGCGCCTGATCCCGATTGCCAGCGCCTGATCCCGATCCGATTAATCCCGATCGCCAGCGCCTGATCCCGATCGCCAGCGCCTGATCCCGCTTCGATCTCCTGCTGCCGGCCCGTCCCTATCTTCCGCTCGATCCGTCCCCAGCCAGCGCCTGATCCCGATCTGGTCGCTCTCGTCGGATCTAAAAAAAATGTCTGCTGCATCGGGCTATGTTGCTGTCCCTCGCTGTCCGGTGATCTTTGATGGTACTAACTACACCGAGTTCACTGGCTTCATGCGCATTCACATGCGTGGCATCCGTCTTTGGGGTGTTCTTTCTGGCGAGGTCTGCTGTCCGCCACGTCCAGTTCCTCCGGTGGCCCCCACTCCGCCAACTCCATCGGTTCTTCCTACGGATGCTAATCAGGCCGCTAAGGATGCGGCTAAGGTTGCTGATGAGGCTGCTGATCGTGCTTATGATGAGAGGGTTTTGGCTTATGAGGAGGCTCTTCAGACGTATCATGGTGCTCTGTCTGTTTACACCCAGTGGCTTGATGATGATGCTCGTGCTGCAGCTGTTCTCACTGCTAGTGTTCTGCCTCAGTTTGCTTCTGAATTTCTGGGTCTTTCTACTGTCTTTGAGATGTGGACCCGTCTTCGTGAGCGCTATCAGCCCTCTGGTGATGCCTTATACCTCTCTGTGAGCCGTCAGGAGCATGCTCTTCAGCAGGGTGACTCTACTGTTGATGACTTCTATGCACAGAGTTCTGCTATCTGGCGCCAGCTTGATTCTCTCCGTAGTGCTGGGTGTCGTACCTGCCCCTGTTGCCAGGCTGTCCAGGCCAATTTAGAGTTTCATCGCGTCTATGAGTTCTTGTCTCGGCTCCGTCAGGAGTTTGAGCCCCGGCGTGCTCAGTTGTTTGCTCGTGGCCGTATTTCTCTCATGGAGGCGCTTTCTGAGATTCGTGCTGAGGAGACTCGCTTACGTGGTGCTGGTTTGCTGGCGGTTCCCTCTGTGCTCGCTACTCGTGTTCCTACGCCACTTGCTCCACCGACCCCTTCTCGCTCGAGTGCTCCGCCGCTCTTGCCCACTACTTCTGGAGGCTCAGGTCGCCCCCGTCCACATTGCGCCTATTGCAACAGTGATGGTCATCTTGAGTCTCAGTGCTACACGAAGAAGAAACACATGCGCAAGGCTCGATCATCATCTTCAGGGACTTCGTCATCTACCTCGACAGCTTCAGCCATTGCTTTGACTGAGCAGGATATTCTGAGACTTAAGCGTCTGCTCGCGGCTTCAGGTTCTTCCTCGACGGGTACTGCCGGTTCTGTGACTGATGCTTCCCGCACTGAGCAATCACCCTCTACACAGTCAGGTACATCCCCATGG encodes:
- the LOC125551488 gene encoding uncharacterized protein LOC125551488, with the protein product MSAASGYVAVPRCPVIFDGTNYTEFTGFMRIHMRGIRLWGVLSGEVCCPPRPVPPVAPTPPTPSVLPTDANQAAKDAAKVADEAADRAYDERVLAYEEALQTYHGALSVYTQWLDDDARAAAVLTASVLPQFASEFLGLSTVFEMWTRLRERYQPSGDALYLSVSRQEHALQQGDSTVDDFYAQSSAIWRQLDSLRSAGCRTCPCCQAVQANLEFHRVYEFLSRLRQEFEPRRAQLFARGRISLMEALSEIRAEETRLRGAGLLAVPSVLATRVPTPLAPPTPSRSSAPPLLPTTSGGSGRPRPHCAYCNSDGHLESQCYTKKKHMRKARSSSSGTSSSTSTASAIALTEQDILRLKRLLAASGSSSTGTAGSVTDASRTEQSPSTQSGPSHAHSGWGWPSPP